The Hyphomicrobiales bacterium genome segment CAAGGTTTCCCAGGCACGTACGCTGCGCGCGAACGCGACCCAAGAGCAAAGGCGTATCGAGACCGTGCTCGCGGCGGCGGCGGCGGCGGAGGGCATTGCGCGGCTTGTGCCGTTGGAACCATAAACGCTATTCCACAGCCAACGCGAATGTTTACACGCCGCGGGGCGGTTGTTAGAACCTTGCCGTACCGACCGTCGCTGGGAGGGCTCGCATCATCCCCGGAGCGCCCACTTATTTCTCAGAATAGGGTTTCGGCCATGAAGCTGGTCTCGGGTAACTCGAACCGAGCTGTCGCGGAAGCAATCGGGGCTTACCTCAAGACATCGCTGACCAAATGCGTCGTCCGCCGCTTCGCCGACATGGAGATCTTCGTCGAGGTTGAAGAGAATGTCCGCGGCGAGGACGTTTTCGCGATCCAGTCGACCTCCTATCCTGCCAACGATCATTTGATGGAGCTGTTGATCATTATCGACGCGTTGCGACGCGCCTCGGCGCAGCGCATCACGGCTGTGATCCCTTATTTCGGCTATGCCCGTCAGGACCGCAAGGTGGGCCCGCGCACGCCGATCTCCGCCAAGCTGGTCGCCAATCTGATCACTGAAGCCGGCGCCAACCGAGTGCTGACCCTCGACCTGCATGCGGGCCAGATCCAGGGCTTTTTCGACATACCGACCGACAATCTCTATGCCGCGCCGGTTATGGTGCGCGACATCCGTGAGCAAAATGAGCTCGATCACGTGATGGTGGTATCGCCGGATGTCGGCGGCGTGGTGCGCGCGCGCGGACTCGCCAAGCGCATCGGCGCGCCCCTCGCTATCGTCGACAAGCGGCGCGAGCGGGCGGGCGAAAGCGAGGTCATGAACATCATCGGCGACGTCAAGGGCCGCTCCTGCATCATGGTCGACGATATCGTCGATTCCGGCGGCACGCTGTGCAATGCCGCCCAGGCGCTGATGGAAAAGGGCGCGACGGCCGTCTCCGCCTACATCACGCACGGCGTGCTGTCCGGCAATGCGATCGACCGCATCGCCGCCTCGCATCTGAAAGAGCTGGTCATTACCGACTCGATCCAGCCGACCGATGCGGTGCGCGGAGCCAGCAACATCCGCGTGCTTTCCATCGCGCCGCTGATCGGAGAGGCGATCCGCCGCACGGCGCTCGAAGAGTCGGTCTCCAGCCTGTTCCACTGAACCTTCTCGCCGGGAGCATTCCCGCCGCATCCCGCCCGCCGGCATTGTCAGTCCTCCGCATTGACGCTATAAGCCGCGCGACCGTCGCGCGCCCGGCACCCCTGGAGGCAAGGCGCGACGAGATTTCTTAGGAGAATGTGATGTCTAAAGTCGTTGAGCTGAAAGCCGCGGCACGCGATCGGGTCGGCAAGGGGGCCGCCCGGGCAACGCGCCGCGCCGGCTTGGTTCCGGCCGTAATTTACGGTGATAAGCAGCCCCCCGAACCCATCGCCATCGAGCGCAGGGAGCTGACTTCCCTGATCAAGGCCGGCGGTTTTCTGACAACCTTGTTCTCGGTCGACGTGAACGGGCAAGCTTCGCGCGTCATCCCGCGCGACGTCCATTTCGATCCGGTGCGCGACTTCCCGATCCATGTCGACTTTCTGCGGCTTGGCGAGGGCGCGCGTCTCGACGTTTCGGTGCCGGTTCACTTCATCAACGAGGAAAAATCGCCGGGCATCAAGCGCGGCGGGGTGCTCAACATCGTGCGCCATGAGATCGAGTTGAACTGCCTCGCCGACCAGATCCCCGAACATCTGACCGCCGACCTGACCGGGACCGACATCGGCGACTCAATCCATATCTCGGCGATCCCGCTGCCCGAGGGCGTCGTGCCGACGATCACCGACCGCGACTTCACCGTGGCCACCATTGCCGCGCCGGCCGTGCTGCGGACCGAGGAAGAGGAGGCCGCGGAGGCTGAAGGCGTCGAGGCCGAAGGAGAGGGCGAGGAAGAAGCCGAAGGCGAGGGCGAAGACAAGGCCGAAGGCGAGGATTGAGCCCGGCCGCGCCGCGCTTTCCGGCGCGGCGTCTTGGCGGATGCACCGGCCGCGATCGGACCATGGGGCACGCGCATGATACTGCTCGTCGGGCTCGGCAATCCAGGCAGCCGCTACGCCTTCAACCGCCACAATATCGGCGCCATGGCGGTCGACGCGATCGCCGTCCGGCACGACTTTCCCGCGTGGCGCAGCCGCTTTCACGGTGCGGCGGCGGAAGGCCTGCTCGGCCGGCGCAAATGCCTGCTGTTGAAACCGATGACCTATATGAACGAATCCGGGCGCTCGGTGGCGGCGGCGGCGCAGTTCTACAAGCTTGCGCCGGATGCGATCATCGTCTTCCACGACGAGCTCGACCTGCAGCCTGGCAAGCTCAGGGTCAAGACCGGCGGCGGCGTGGCCGGGCACAACGGGTTGCGCTCGATCGCCGCGCATATCGGCCCGGAATTCCGCCGCGTGCGGCTCGGCATCGGCCATCCCGGCGACAAGGGCCTGGTGCATAACTACGTGCTGCGCGATTTCGCCAAGGCCGAGAGGGAATGGCTGGAGCCGCTGCTGACCGCTGTCGCCGAGCACGCGCCGCTCCTTGCCGCAGGCCACGACGCGAATTTCATGAACAAGGTCCATCTCGCGCTCAATCCGCCCGAGGCAAAGCCCGAGGACGCG includes the following:
- a CDS encoding ribose-phosphate pyrophosphokinase, giving the protein MKLVSGNSNRAVAEAIGAYLKTSLTKCVVRRFADMEIFVEVEENVRGEDVFAIQSTSYPANDHLMELLIIIDALRRASAQRITAVIPYFGYARQDRKVGPRTPISAKLVANLITEAGANRVLTLDLHAGQIQGFFDIPTDNLYAAPVMVRDIREQNELDHVMVVSPDVGGVVRARGLAKRIGAPLAIVDKRRERAGESEVMNIIGDVKGRSCIMVDDIVDSGGTLCNAAQALMEKGATAVSAYITHGVLSGNAIDRIAASHLKELVITDSIQPTDAVRGASNIRVLSIAPLIGEAIRRTALEESVSSLFH
- a CDS encoding 50S ribosomal protein L25/general stress protein Ctc; this encodes MSKVVELKAAARDRVGKGAARATRRAGLVPAVIYGDKQPPEPIAIERRELTSLIKAGGFLTTLFSVDVNGQASRVIPRDVHFDPVRDFPIHVDFLRLGEGARLDVSVPVHFINEEKSPGIKRGGVLNIVRHEIELNCLADQIPEHLTADLTGTDIGDSIHISAIPLPEGVVPTITDRDFTVATIAAPAVLRTEEEEAAEAEGVEAEGEGEEEAEGEGEDKAEGED
- the pth gene encoding aminoacyl-tRNA hydrolase, translated to MILLVGLGNPGSRYAFNRHNIGAMAVDAIAVRHDFPAWRSRFHGAAAEGLLGRRKCLLLKPMTYMNESGRSVAAAAQFYKLAPDAIIVFHDELDLQPGKLRVKTGGGVAGHNGLRSIAAHIGPEFRRVRLGIGHPGDKGLVHNYVLRDFAKAEREWLEPLLTAVAEHAPLLAAGHDANFMNKVHLALNPPEAKPEDADQEHSG